A stretch of DNA from Staphylococcus sp. KG4-3:
CCAGTTAGTTTTCATTAATTTGATCAACTACACCGCTTTAAAAATTATAAACTTAATTAGATTTGATATTATTTATGTTTAATGTTGAGTTAATAAAATATTAATAGGTTATTATAATCGTTTTGTTTTGATAAATTAATTAAAAATAAAAAAGTTGCAGATTTGTGAATATGGCGTGTGATGATTATGTGAATTTAATTATATAATATTGCAAGGTAATTTAATGTTAGATAATAATGGGAATAAGGAACTAAATAGGAGGGGTCAAATGTTAAGCGAAACAGAGATTCAAACAATTAGAGAAACAGTACCATTACTTAAAGAAAAAGGGCAAGACATTACTGCAATTTTTTATAAAAGGTTATTTGAAGAGCACCCAGAATTGAAAAATGTATTTAATCAAACGAATCAAAAAAAAGGGCTACAATCTTCAGCTTTAGCAATGGCTGTAGTTGCTGCAGCAGAAAATATTGAAGATTTAACGCCAATTGTTCCAGCAATTATGCCAGTTGTGTATAAACATTGTGCACTACAAGTCAAACCGGAACATTATCCAATTGTCGGTGAAAATTTAATTTGGGCTATTGAAGAAGTAACTGGGTTGAAAGATGAAGATCCAATTATTCAAGCATGGGTAAAAGCATATGGTGAAATTGCTGACGCATTTATTGGTTTAGAAAATGAAGTATATAGCAAAATGATATGGGAAGGTTTTAAACCATTTGAAGTTACACAAATTACGAAGGAAACAGAATTAATTAAATCATTTACTGTTAAATCTGATGAAATAGATTTGAGTCAATTTATACCTGGACAATACATCACTGTAGATATTTCTAGCGATAAATTACCGTATCAAGCTAAAAGACATTATTCTATTGTCGATGGGGGTATTGATTTCTTAACTTTTGGTGTCAGAAGAGATATGACTGAAACACATGAAGGTGAAGTATCAACGATTTTACACGACGAAGTGGCTGTTGGCGATACATTAATGTTATCTGCACCCGTTGGCGGTTTTAAATTGGAAAATAAATCAAATAAGCAACTGTTTTTAGGTTCTGGCGTAGGAGTCACACCACTTGTATCCATGTATGATGAAGCAGTAAAAGTTGAAACACCTGCAATATTTTTACAATCAACATCAAATGCAGAAAATGTCGCTTTTGAAGAAAAATTAAATCAAATAACTGAGCAATCAGAAAATGCTTCTTTTATTAAGCATTTTCGTGATAGTGATGGCTTTATTGAAACAGAACAATTGAGTCGGTATGTGGACGAACACACTGAGGTATACGTATGTGGAGGTAATTCATTCCTAAAAGCGATGATCGCTGAATTACAGTCACTGAATATTTCAATGGATCATGTACATTTTGAAACATTCATACCGAGATTGAGCTTTTCAGTCTAATATATATAATAAAAAATTTACTAAATACCAACAAACATTTAAATGCTTGTTGGTATTTTTTGCTTTTAAATTAGAACCATTATAAAAATTTAAAAATTTTTCAAAAAATATAGAAATGCTATAAAAACGCACGTTTGAGCGATATTGCAATCATTAGATTATTATAATTGTTTTTTTAAAATTATTATTAAAAAACGTTTTAAATAAGCGTTTATAGCGCTTTCACTTGATGAAATTAGCAGAAATTTAACATTTTTAATTATTAAAAGATGAACTTGACATAAAAAAAATCAGTGAGTAAAGTGTTTAACATAATTATTTTCGAATAATTCTAAAAAATAAATATAACGTGAACTTTTAATCAAAGCACATTAAAAGAAAAGGGGATGACCCATTCATGTCAGAAGCAAAAATTACGTATGAGAACTTTGAGTCAAACGCTTTTGATACATTAGATATCACAGATGAAACAAAAGGTGCTCGTGAAGTTATCTCATGGGCATACGAAACATATGGCGACTCTATTATATATTCATGTAGTTTTGGTGCTGAAGGTATGATTTTAATTGATTTAATTTACAGTGTGAAAAAAGATGCTGAAATTGTGTTTTTAGATACAAACCTTCATTTCCAAGAAACATATGATTTAATAGATCGTGTTAAAGTACGTTATCCAGAATTGAATATAAAACTTAAGCAGCCAGATCTTACTTTAGAAGAACAAGCCGATCAATTTAACCCAGCACTTTGGAAGAATGATCCCAATCATTGTTGTTATATTCGTAAAATTAAACCACTAGAAGAAGTGTTGTCTGGTGCAACAGCTTGGGTTTCAGGATTAAGAAGAGAGCAATCACCAAGTCGTCAGTCTACTAATTTTATTAATAAGGATGAGCGATTTAAATCTGTTAAAGTGTGTCCACTTATCCATTGGACATGGGACGATGTATGGGCATATATCAAAAAATATGATTTACATTATAACGAATTACATGATTTTAATTATCCGAGTATTGGTTGTATTCCATGTACAGCAGCTGTTTCAGGTTCGGGAGATTCAAGAGCAGGTAGATGGAGTAACTCTA
This window harbors:
- a CDS encoding phosphoadenylyl-sulfate reductase; the protein is MSEAKITYENFESNAFDTLDITDETKGAREVISWAYETYGDSIIYSCSFGAEGMILIDLIYSVKKDAEIVFLDTNLHFQETYDLIDRVKVRYPELNIKLKQPDLTLEEQADQFNPALWKNDPNHCCYIRKIKPLEEVLSGATAWVSGLRREQSPSRQSTNFINKDERFKSVKVCPLIHWTWDDVWAYIKKYDLHYNELHDFNYPSIGCIPCTAAVSGSGDSRAGRWSNSTKTECGLHTTNKP
- a CDS encoding globin domain-containing protein yields the protein MLSETEIQTIRETVPLLKEKGQDITAIFYKRLFEEHPELKNVFNQTNQKKGLQSSALAMAVVAAAENIEDLTPIVPAIMPVVYKHCALQVKPEHYPIVGENLIWAIEEVTGLKDEDPIIQAWVKAYGEIADAFIGLENEVYSKMIWEGFKPFEVTQITKETELIKSFTVKSDEIDLSQFIPGQYITVDISSDKLPYQAKRHYSIVDGGIDFLTFGVRRDMTETHEGEVSTILHDEVAVGDTLMLSAPVGGFKLENKSNKQLFLGSGVGVTPLVSMYDEAVKVETPAIFLQSTSNAENVAFEEKLNQITEQSENASFIKHFRDSDGFIETEQLSRYVDEHTEVYVCGGNSFLKAMIAELQSLNISMDHVHFETFIPRLSFSV